A window of Trichoderma atroviride chromosome 3, complete sequence contains these coding sequences:
- a CDS encoding uncharacterized protein (EggNog:ENOG41), with protein MALSNSSINILLLNPNSSLAMTKTMEAAANTIAAFYPSMSISTYTAPGQAPASIDNQQGIDASVEAVTNDPGFMTRLRSTPFDAVLVACFSDHPLVKQLAYTLKPVPVIGIFEASILTALALIPTAEADGVHEQHKWGIVTTGAFWEPHLSNGVAAFLGSSTASSSFSDARFAGVFSTGLNAGDFHTMSQDEINVRLREATKRLLSSGNITCVVMGCGGMGGLQDMIRTIVIEEYGQERAKDVCIVDGVQAGVLQLQQTVLSRRVFGIVE; from the exons atgGCTCTCTCAAACTCCTCCATCaacatcctcctcctcaacccAAACTCGTCTCTCGCCATGACCAAGACCATGGAGGCAGCCGCCAACACAATCGCGGCTTTCTATCCA TCCATGTCCATCAGCACATACACAGCCCCGGGGCAGGCTCCGGCGAGCATCGACAACCAACAAGGCATAGACGCCAGCGTTGAGGCCGTCACCAACGACCCCGGCTTCATGACCCGTCTCCGTTCCACGCCATTCGATGCTGTGCTCGTAGCGTGCTTCAGTGACCATCCCTTGGTCAAGCAATTGGCCTATACACTGAAACCTGTGCCTGTAATCGGCATTTTCGAAGCCAGCATTCTGACCGCATTGGCTCTCATCCCCACGGCTGAAGCTGACGGAGTGCACGAGCAGCATAAATGGGGCATTGTGACTACGGGGGCATTCTGGGAGCCTCATCTTTCCAACGGTGTGGCCGCCTTTCTAGGCTCCTCCACGGCGTCCTCAAGCTTCAGCGACGCCAGATTCGCCGGCGTCTTTTCCACAGGCCTTAATGCAGGGGACTTTCACACCATGTCACAGGATGAAATCAACGTGCGTCTCAGGGAGGCTACTAAGCGGCTGCTCTCGTCTGGAAACATCACCTGTGTCGTCATGGGCTGCGGTGGTATGGGGGGCCTGCAAGACATGATTCgcaccatcgtcatcgaggAATATGGCCAGGAGAGAGCCAAAGACGTGTGTATAGTGGATGGAGTCCAGGCCGGTGTGctacagctgcagcagacggTGCTCAGCCGGCGAGTCTTTGGCATCGTCGAATAG
- a CDS encoding uncharacterized protein (EggNog:ENOG41) encodes MLHPTPFLYTCSQAVLPGCLISDLLRLAQGLQKEAGKSTGPTVRGSHSSHHKRYASPRDSISPYASSYAERRSNQYAQSDSHSRSSVMSDQEGEEPTPRKRISVACLRCRKRKIRCTGDSGNGQPCLNCKNAGHEPCQFLRVASHETPIIKSDSFSYNLDVARSYQARGASIMPPMPTPPLPSSYADPMHVPSGEALAYKNGSAYAYGNKYYPMSTWTNGYVEDGNVDYAVYPQPYQPAAVQPPVQQQDASYMMGYRMGTSSPAPMKHEGPGAPPLYVEPNAAAYGYPAGPSATSTVASMIHRPAASTDANSGYAYQSVASGIPSHMGTSERLLPAPSTRSLTSAPQQHPYRAESISSAYSKTSQSSTGSSSPAALSEAATTYNSFESSPLASYPTSAPASHHGRSGEGYTTTAASSLEAIIEPVIEPLRMTAPEFTYKYADTTRRYNSQYNAAIGSYLSSSPGLSNYTLSSDEHERKPRMRT; translated from the exons ATGCTTCACCCCACGCCCTTTTTGTATACATGCAGTCAAGCCGTTTTGCCAGGGTGTCTAATCTCAGACCTTCTGAGACTTGCCCAGGGCCTCCAAAAAGAGGCTGGCAAAAGTACCGGCCCGACCGTCCG CGGTTCTCACTCCAGCCATCACAAGCGGTACGCCTCTCCTCGGGACAGCATCTCGCCCTACGCCTCGTCGTATGCAGAACGCAGATCCAACCAGTACGCCCAGAGCGACTCCCACTCTCGGAGCAGCGTCATGAGTGACcaggagggcgaggagccAACTCCGCGCAAGAGAATCTCCGTTGCA TGCCTACGATGTCGTAAGAGAAAGATCCGATGCACAGGCGACAGCGGAAACGGCCAGCCATGCCTCAACTGCAAGAATGCCGGCCACGAGCCCTGCCAGTTCCTCCGG GTGGCTTCTCACGAGACGCCCATCATCAAGAGCGATTCCTTCAGCTACAACCTCGACGTCGCCCGCAGCTACCAGGCCCGCGGCGCCTCCATCATGCCCCCCATGCCAactcctcctctgccatcCTCCTACGCAGACCCCATGCATGTGCCCAGCGGCGAGGCCTTGGCGTATAAGAACGGCTCTGCCTACGCCTACGGCAACAAGTACTATCCCATGTCGACCTGGACAAACGGCTACGTCGAGGACGGCAACGTCGACTACGCCGTGTATCCGCAGCCTTACCAGCCAGCGGCCGTCCAGCCCCccgtgcagcagcaggatgCCTCGTACATGATGGGCTATCGAATGGGCACCAGTTCCCCTGCTCCCATGAAGCACGAGGGCCCCGGTGCTCCGCCGCTGTACGTCGAGCCAAACGCTGCTGCATACGGCTATCCTGCCGGACCTTCTGCAACGTCCACAGTGGCATCCATGATTCATCGCCCTGCTGCCAGTACCGATGCAAACTCCGGCTATGCCTATCAAAGCGTTGCTTCCGGAATCCCCAGCCACATGGGCACCAGTGAAAGACTCCTCCCAGCACCTTCTACACGCTCCTTGACAAGCGCCCCTCAACAACATCCCTACCGCGCAGAGTCCATCTCCTCTGCCTACAGCAAGACCTCCCAGTCTTCCACAGGCAGTTCTTCTCCAGCGGCTCTCTCCGAAGCAGCAACCACATACAACAGCTTCGAGAGCTCTCCCCTAGCCTCCTATCCCACCTCTGCCCCAGCCTCCCACCACGGACGCAGCGGTGAAGGATACACCACCACGGCAGCTTCGTCTCTGGAAGCAATCATCGAGCCGGTCATTGAGCCGCTGAGAATGACTGCCCCTGAGTTTACGTACAAGTACGCGGATACCACGAGGCGGTACAACAGCCAGTACAATGCGGCCATTGGAAGCTATCTTTCGAGCAGCCCGGGCCTTTCGAATTACACGCTCAGCAGCGATGAGCACGAGCGCAAGCCTAGAATGCGGACTTGA
- a CDS encoding uncharacterized protein (TransMembrane:4 (i29-49o61-80i101-123o164-183i)~BUSCO:EOG092D3QR7), protein MPPQRALAQRGQRGLDDSSHDAERRPENIFLFWPNIIGYIRVILAISSLYYMPLHPRTCSLLYAISCLLDALDGYAARILNQGTQFGAVLDMVTDRCTTSCLLVFLATAIPRWALVFQGLIALDFASHYMHMYASLVVGGAGSSHKNIDRSQGWLMKVYYSNKIVLFSLCAFNELFFIACYLLSFSSPVIPLYLNADIDGHGPLHPEVEVDTSLLAKMFPDPFSSAALELARSNKIDKYWPNVIATGCFPFMALKQVINVIQLVQASQRLARVDVQRRREMKQR, encoded by the exons ATGCCTCCGCAAAGGGCGTTGGCGCAGCGAGGCCAGCGCGGCTTGGACGACTCCAGTCACGATGCCGAAAGACGCCCCGAAAACATCTTTTTGTTCTGGCCCAATATCATCG GATATATCCGAgtcatcttggccatctccTCGCTATACTACATGCCCCTCCATCCACGCACCTGTTCTCTTCTCTATGCCATATCATGCCTTCTCGATGCCCTCGACGGATATGCTGCTCGAATCTTGAACCAGGGAACGCAATTCGGCGCAGTCTTGGACATGGTCACCGACCGCTGCACTACATCGTGTCTTTTGGTCTTCTTGGCGACGGCTATCCCTCGCTGGGCTCTTGTTTTCCAGGGGTTGATTGCGCTGGACTTTGCTAGCCATTATATGCACATGTACGCATCTTTGGTGGTTGGCGGTGCTGGCTCGAGCCATAAGAACATTGACAGGAGTCAGGGCTGGTTGATGAAGGTGTATTACTCGAACAAG AttgtcttgttttctctttgtgCGTTCaacgagctcttcttcatcgcctgcTACCTCTTGTCCTTTTCGTCACCCGTCATTCCTCTCTATCTCAACGCCGATATCGATGGACACGGCCCCTTGCACCCAGAAGTAGAAGTCGACACTTCGctcttggccaagatgtTTCCTGATCCCTTCAGCTCTGCGGCACTTGAGCTGGCGCGCTCCAACAAGATTGACAAGTACTGGCCGAATGTTATAGCGACGGGATGCTTCCCCTTTATGGCGCTGAAGCAGGTGATTAATGTTATCCAGCTGGTTCAAGCTAGTCAGCGGCTGGCGAGGGTAGACGTGCAGCGAAGACGGGAGATGAAGCAAAGATGA
- a CDS encoding uncharacterized protein (EggNog:ENOG41) — protein sequence MDSETCYHNYAYTLQKYLLLQEQHEQLCTSLEQIRPRTASTGTLSTISSPSTSPVRSSIYASAGRRHSRSGQRRSSRAHGRYNGWEDSLDTIVDEDTIFQISAEEQRLFDVNESIKRALTELLNCDAVRSDMTTRMWAQTRLMETEKELRSGRRRRSSPSRD from the coding sequence ATGGACTCCGAAACCTGCTATCACAACTACGCCTACACTCTGCAAAAGTATCTGCTTTTGCAAGAGCAACACGAGCAACTCTGTACCAGCCTCGAGCAGATCCGCCCGCGCACTGCATCGACCGGCACCCTTTCCaccatctcttctcccagcACCTCACCCGTCCGCTCTTCTATCTACGCCTCTGCCGGACGACGACACTCCCGCTCTGGCCAACGCCGCTCCTCAAGGGCGCACGGACGATACAATGGCTGGGAAGACTCGCTCGACACCATCGTCGATGAAGACACCATCTTCCAGATCTCCGCTGAGGAGCAGCGTCTGTTTGACGTCAACGAGAGCATCAAGCGGGCCTTGACTGAGCTGCTCAACTGCGACGCCGTGCGAAGTGACATGACGACCCGCATGTGGGCTCAGACCAGACTGATGGAGACTGAGAAGGAACTCCGATCAGGGCGACGGAGGCGAAGCTCCCCTAGCCGGGACTGA
- a CDS encoding uncharacterized protein (EggNog:ENOG41) has product MDTRLRAPPFAIVASPWMRVCRASLEQKCEDYVERAQCFQGVFNYFSCIRLTMDALSQSQVDRFCYQYLQLEQALTYPEPQHLRCSDVQDAIYERLFADGALSAGPPPLRYQVRVLKELVSRVEASIEDWDEHGVSDGLMSSLSVLLSTPAPDEADAVQQKCHVVYHVASLPDHEAHITLFENRSLISAAGTTGLRTWEAALHLGQLLCQDSSIVSGKRILELGTGTGYLSILCAKYLNSTHIIASDGSDDVINNLPENFFLNQLEGSSAITPMDLKWGYALKGTEEERWNGGRPLDLVLGADITYDSSIIPDLVSTLLELFELYPHVEVIIAATQRNLQTFQVFLEKCEEEKLKVEDVSFEIPSRDQQQGPFYNDQVAIRICKVSKL; this is encoded by the exons ATGGATACTCGACTGCGTGCTCCACCATTTGCGATCGTAGCATCGCCATGGATGAGGGTTTGCAGAGCAAGTCTTGAGCAAAAATGTGAAGACTATGTCGAAAGAGCTCAGTGTTTTCAGGGCGTGTTTAATTACTTTTCATGTATACGTCTAACCATGGACGCCTTATCACAGAGTCAAGTCGACCGCTTCTGCTATCAATATCTCCAACTTGAGCAGGCCTTGACTTATCCCGAGCCTCAACACCTCCGATGCTCCGATGTTCAAGATGCCATCTATGAGAGGCTGTTTGCCGATGGCGCTCTTTCTGCTGGCCCTCCACCGCTCCGATATCAAGTGAGAGTGCTCAAAGAGCTTGTCTCCCGCGTTGAGGCAAGTATTGAGGACTGGGATGAGCAT GGAGTCTCCGATGGTCTCATGTCCTCCCTCTCAGTCTTGCTATCCACACCAGCCCCGGATGAGGCCGATGCCGTGCAGCAAAAGTGTCATGTCGTCTACCATGTCGCATCATTACCGGATCACGAGGCTCACATTACCTTGTTTGAGAATCGGTCTCTCATCTCTGCCGCTGGAACTACTGGACTGAGGACCTGGGAAGCGGCACTTCACCTTggacagcttctttgccaggACTCCAGCATTGTTTCCGGGAAACGAATCTTGGAACTCGGGACGGGCACTGGATATCTTTCCATCTTATGCGCAAAGTACTTGAATTCAACACACATCATAGCATCGGATGGGTCAGACGATGTCATCAACAACCTCCCCGAGAATTTCTTTCTGAATCAACTCGAAGGCTCAAGTGCCATAACGCCCATGGATCTCAAGTGGGGATATGCACTCAAGGGAACCGAAGAAGAGCGGTGGAACGGCGGCCGTCCCTTGGACCTTGTCCTCGGAGCTGATATTACGTACGACTCGAGCATCATCCCCGACCTTGTCAGTACGCTACTGGAGCTATTTGAACTGTATCCTCATGTTGAGGTCATTATTGCGGCAACTCAGCGAAACCTGCAGACGTTCCAAGTGTTTTTAGAAAAGtgtgaggaagagaagctaaAGGTGGAAGATGTCTCATTCGAGATACCGTCGCGTGACCAACAACAAGGCCCATTCTACAACGACCAGGTTGCCATTAGAATTTGCAAAGTGTCTAAGCTCTGA
- a CDS encoding 40S ribosomal protein eS24 yields the protein MADNDAPVTLRTRKFIRNPLLGRKQMVVDILHPGRANISKTELSEKLGSLYKAQKEQVQVFGLRTHFGGGKTTGFALIYDSPEALKKFEPKYRLIRVGLATKPERASRQQRKQRKNRQKTLRGTAKVKGAKAKKEK from the exons ATGGCGGATAACGACGCTCCCGTTACCCTGCGAACTCGCAAGTTCATCCGCAACCCCCTGCTTGGCCGCAAGCAGATGGTGGT TGACATCCTCCACCCCGGCCGTGccaacatctccaagacTGAGCTCAGCGAGAAGCTCGGCAGCCTGTACAAGGCCCAGAAGGAGCAGGTCCAGGTCTTTGGCCTGCGCACCCACTTCGGTGGCGGCAAGACCACCGGCTTCGCCCTCATCTACGACTCCCCTGAGGCTCTGAAGAAGTTCGAGCCCAAGTACCGCCTGATCCGTGTCGGACTCGCCACCAAGCCCGAGCGTGCCAGCAGACAACAGC gcaagcagcgcaagaaCCGACAGAAGACCCTGCGCGGAACCGCAAAGGTCAAGGGtgccaaggcgaagaaggagaaataA